In Populus nigra chromosome 1, ddPopNigr1.1, whole genome shotgun sequence, one genomic interval encodes:
- the LOC133689630 gene encoding uncharacterized protein LOC133689630, whose protein sequence is MVLWEITLGSAYFLGLKRAYKLASRIQLRVISPKYPRIRQFVQRRTRAIFDVALKVHLDVQQRDMEVGRNLGNRILRWLYQMKPSAQIHGPSPEKLTNGASSNMNVTNQVTSTSHLKASGIGRTSRCQESYKHLFTSARSTRSKPFPSIAMMMRPSRPAGIFTQYRHLSIQGPEMSRPNYNIGGGCGFQGVFRKDMMQYILQN, encoded by the exons ATGGTGCTATGGGAGATCACTTTGGGAAGTGcgtattttttgggtttgaaacgGGCTTACAAATTGGCTTCAAGGATTCAACTTAGGGTTATCAGCCCCAAGTACCCTAGGATTCGTCAGTTTGTTCAGAG ACGAACACGTGCTATTTTTGATGTTGCTCTGAAGGTTCATCTGGATGTACAGCAAAGAGACATGGAGGTTGGTCGAAATCTTGGTAACAGGATTCTGAGGTGGCTGTACCAAATGAAACCTTCCGCTCAGATTCATGGTCCCTCACCTGAGAAACTCACAAATGGTGCTAGCTCAAATATGAATGTTACAAACCAGGTAACCAGCACTTCCCACCTGAAAGCTTCAGGCATTGGCCGGACATCTAGATGCCAAGAATCTTATAAGCACCTTTTCACCTCAGCAAGGAGTACGCGGTCAAAACCATTTCCTTCCATTGCAATGATGATGCGACCATCAAGACCTGCTGGGATTTTTACACAGTACCGGCACTTGAGCATCCAGGGCCCTGAAATGTCAAGGCCAAACTACAATATTGGTGGTGGATGTGGGTTTCAGGGGGTTTTCCGGAAGGACATGATGCAGTATATACTACAAAACTAA
- the LOC133699452 gene encoding dolichol-phosphate mannose synthase subunit 2: MELADRAVGFLLSLTSISIFTYYTFWVIILPFVDSDHFVHQYFLPQEYAILVPVFAGMGLLCFLCVFVGFVMLKSKKKKA; this comes from the exons ATGGAGTTGGCAGACAGAGCAGTAGGGTTTTTGTTATCTTTAACCAGTATATCTATCTTCACTTATTATACTTTCTGGGTTATCATTTTG CCATTTGTAGACAGTGATCACTTTGTCCACCAGTATTTCCTTCCACAAGAATACGCCATACTTGTACCTGTATTTGCTGGCATGGGGCTTCTCTGCTTCTTATGCGTTTTTGTTGGATTTGTGATGCTTAAAtccaaaaagaagaaagcatAA
- the LOC133699823 gene encoding probable calcium-binding protein CML11 translates to MSNKKPAVKLDDEQIAELREIFRSFDRNNDGSLTQLELGSLLRSLGLKPRPDQLETLIQKADTNSNGLIEFSEFVALVAPELLPEKSPYSEEQLKHLFKMFDRDGNGFITAAELAHSMAKLGHALTAEELTGMIKEADTDGDGRISFEEFSQAITSAAFDNSWV, encoded by the coding sequence ATGAGCAACAAGAAACCAGCTGTGAAGCTAGATGATGAGCAAATCGCCGAGCTACGTGAGATATTTCGTTCTTTTGATAGAAACAATGATGGAAGCTTAACGCAGCTTGAGTTAGGCTCACTCTTGCGGTCCTTAGGACTAAAACCTCGTCCTGATCAGCTTGAAACCTTAATTCAGAAGGCAGATACAAACAGCAACGGTTTAATTGAATTCTCAGAGTTTGTGGCTCTGGTAGCACCAGAGCTGCTTCCGGAGAAGTCACCATATAGTGAGGAGCAGCTAAAGCATCTGTTCAAGATGTTTGATCGAGATGGTAATGGGTTTATTACAGCAGCCGAGTTGGCGCATTCGATGGCAAAACTAGGGCATGCCCTTACCGCAGAGGAGTTGACAGGGATGATCAAGGAGGCAGACACGGATGGGGATGGAAGAATAAGTTTCGAGGAGTTTTCGCAGGCAATCACATCAGCTGCTTTTGATAATTCTTGGGTTTGA
- the LOC133680942 gene encoding plastid lipid-associated protein 3, chloroplastic-like: protein MALFFTSHSSLFLSPSSSINPNNPFPLSKSPQLPSLSFSCKSSKTLRFHPQITKQPRFPTHLTRTSSSVPSSDPDPEPNPTPASITDEWGEKAEPEPEYPKDADSDPPRNDDEWGEQFVAAGNGTAAAPSTSSAVVVEKDGRIEDLKRCLVDTVYGTEFGFRATPEIRAEVLELVNQLEAVNPTSAPVDATGVLDGKWVLVYTAFSELLPLLAAGATPLLKVKSISQTIDSSNLSIVNKTTLSSPFATFSFSASATFEVRTPSRIQVEFKEGTLQPPEINSNIDLPENVELFGQKINLSPVQQSLNPLQEAAANIGRTISGQPPLKVPIPGNQASSWLLITYLDEDLRISRGDGGLFVLAKEGSPLLEL, encoded by the exons atggcacTCTTCTTCACCTCACACTCCTCCCTCTTCCTCTCCCCTTCGTCTTCCATAAACCCCAACAACCCATTCCCTCTCTCCAAATCCCCACAACTACCATCCCTCTCTTTCTCCTGCAAATCCTCTAAAACTCTCCGTTTCCACCCCCAAATTACTAAACAACCCAGATTCCCTACCCACCTCACACGCACCTCCTCCTCTGTTCCGTCATCTGACCCGGATCCGGAACCAAACCCAACTCCAGCAAGTATCACTGACGAGTGGGGCGAGAAGGCAGAGCCCGAGCCCGAGTACCCGAAAGATGCGGACTCGGATCCTCCGAGAAATGATGACGAGTGGGGGGAGCAATTTGTTGCCGCTGGAAATGGCACCGCAGCGGCACCGAGTACCAGCAGTGCGGTGGTCGTGGAGAAGGATGGGAGGATTGAGGATTTGAAGAGGTGTTTGGTAGATACGGTCTACGGCACGGAATTTGGGTTCCGGGCCACCCCGGAGATCCGGGCTGAAGTTTTAGAGCTGGTTAATCAGTTGGAGGCTGTAAACCCGACTTCGGCACCTGTGGATGCTACTGGTGTGCTCGATGGAAAATGGGTCTTGGT GTATACTGCATTTTCTGAACTGTTGCCACTTCTGGCAGCAGGTGCTACACCtttattgaaagtgaaaagcaTATCTCAAACAATTGATTCCAGCAATCTATCTATTGTGAACAAAACTACATTGTCAAGCCCTTTTGCTACTTTCTCTTTTAGCGCATCTGCAACTTTTGAGGTTCGGACTCCTTCAAGAATACAG GTTGAATTTAAGGAAGGTACACTGCAACCTCCGGAAATAAATTCCAACATAGATCTCCCAGAAAATGTTGAACTATTTGGGCAAAAGATCAATTTGTCTCCTGTCCAGCAATCTCTCAATCCTCTGCAGGAGGCAGCAGCAAATATTGGAAGAACCATTTCTGGCCAGCCACCACTTAAGGTACCCATTCCAGGCAACCAAGCTAGCTCCTGGCTTCTTATTACCTACCTTGATGAGGATCTCCGTATCTCAAGAGGGGATGGTGGTCTTTTTGTTCTTGCTAAAGAAGGAAGTCCTCTTCTAGAACTGTAG
- the LOC133701076 gene encoding homeobox-leucine zipper protein HDG5-like, producing MFGDCQVLMSNMGGNVVSSDTIYSLPIENPSFNFMSSMPFHTLSPIISKEGNGLVMPGKEEVESGSGCEELEEKSGNEEESSEQPPKKKRYHRHTARQIQEMEAMFKECPHPDDKQRMRLSHELGLKPRQVKFWFQNRRTQMKAQQDRSDNNILRAENESLQHDNYRLQAELRNLICPDCGGQAMLGEIPFEDLRLEHARLREELERVCCIASRYGGRPIHSMVPAPAFVPPSLDLDMSIYSRPFPESLGTCIDMMRMPMLPEPSSFPEAGTVLMEEGEGLAMGLALSSMDELVKMCNANEPLWITNNENGKEVLNLEEHARMFPWPSNLKQNPSDMRTEATRDCAVVIMNSINLVDAFLDANKWMELFPSIVARAKTVQVIKTGVCGASGSLHLMYAELQVLSPLVPTRETHFLRFCQQNVEEGTWAIVDFPLDSFHNNIRLSFPLYRRRPSGCVIQDLPNGYSRLTWIEHAEIEDKPVHQIFSQYIYSGMAFGAHRWLAVLQRQCERVASLMARNISDLGVIPSPEARKNMMRLAQRMIRTFSLNISTSSGQSWTALPDSHDGTVRIISREITEPGQPNGVVLSAVSTTWLPYPHFLVFDLLRDEHRRSQLEVLSNGNALHEVAHIANGSHPGNCISLLRINVASNSSQHVDLMLQESCTDQSGSLVVFTTVDVESIQLAMSGEDPSCIPLLPLGFVIVPVESSSSTVSEGNSMQSNSEDGNGNGHNNSGCLLTVGLQALASTIPSAKLNFSSVTAINNHLCNTVNQITVALSNTTTTTSSCLDNGNAVGSCNEPTAAPKQQV from the exons ATGTTTGGTGATTGCCAAGTACTTATGTCAAACATGGGAGGGAATGTAGTCTCCTCCGATACCATCTATTCGTTGCCGATCGAAAACCCTAGCTTCAACTTCATGTCAAGCATGCCTTTCCACACTCTCTCCCCCATTATCTCT aaAGAAGGAAACGGGCTAGTTATGCCAGGTAAGGAGGAAGTGGAAAGTGGGTCTGGCTgtgaagaacttgaagagaagtCAGGGAATGAGGAAGAGAGCAGCGAGCAACCTCCAAAGAAGAAACGTTACCATAGGCACACTGCACGCCAGATCCAAGAAATGGAAGC CATGTTTAAGGAATGCCCACACCCAGATGACAAACAAAGAATGAGACTCAGCCATGAACTTGGTCTAAAACCACGCCAAGTCAAGTTTTGGTTCCAAAACCGCCGTACCCAAATGAAG GCACAACAAGACCGATCGGATAATAATATACTCAGGGCAGAAAATGAGAGCTTGCAGCATGATAATTACAGGCTACAAGCGGAGTTACGAAATCTTATTTGTCCCGATTGTGGAGGTCAAGCCATGCTTGGAGAAATTCCCTTTGAGGATCTTCGACTTGAACATGCAAGACTTAGAGAAGAG TTGGAGCGCGTTTGTTGTATTGCTTCAAGATATGGCGGCCGGCCAATCCACTCAATGGTACCGGCTCCTGCTTTTGTCCCCCCTTCCTTGGATTTGGATATGAGCATATATTCAAGGCCGTTTCCGGAGTCTTTGGGCACTTGCATTGATATGATGCGTATGCCTATGTTGCCAGAACCATCTTCCTTTCCTGAGGCTGGTACAGTATTAATGGAGGAGGGAGAAGGTCTTGCAATGGGGCTTGCATTGTCGTCAATGGATGAACTTGTGAAGATGTGTAATGCAAATGAGCCTCTTTGGATCACAAACAATGAGAATGGAAAGGAAGTGCTTAATCTTGAAGAGCATGCGAGAATGTTTCCATGGCCTTCCAATCTCAAACAGAACCCTAGTGACATGAGGACTGAAGCTACTCGTGATTGTGCAGTGGTTATAATGAATAGCATTAACTTGGTTGATGCTTTCCTGGATGCT AATAAATGGATGGAGCTGTTTCCCTCCATTGTTGCTAGAGCAAAAACTGTTCAAGTTATAAAAACAGGCGTTTGCGGTGCAAGCGGTTCCCTTCACCTG ATGTATGCAGAATTGCAAGTTCTTTCCCCATTGGTGCCAACTCGAGAAACACATTTTCTTCGCTTTTGCCAACAAAATGTAGAGGAGGGCACTTGGGCTATTGTCGATTTTCCCCTCGATAGCTTCCACAACAACATCCGACTTTCCTTTCCCCTGTACAGGAGACGTCCGTCCGGCTGTGTAATTCAAGACTTGCCCAATGGGTACTCAAGG TTGACATGGATAGAACATGCAGAGATAGAGGATAAGCCTGTCCATCAGATATTTAGCCAGTATATCTATAGTGGGATGGCATTTGGAGCACATCGCTGGTTAGCAGTCTTACAGAGACAATGCGAGAGAGTTGCAAGCCTCATGGCTAGAAATATCTCTGACCTAGGAG TAATACCCTCTCCTGAAGCACGGAAGAACATGATGAGACTGGCTCAAAGAATGATCAGAACTTTTAGCCTGAATATCAGCACTTCTAGTGGCCAATCATGGACAGCTTTACCCGATTCCCATGATGGCACTGTTAGAATTATTTCAAGGGAAATCACGGAGCCTGGCCAGCCTAATGGGGTCGTTCTCTCTGCAGTATCCACAACTTGGCTGCCCTATCCTCACTTCCTAGTCTTTGATCTGTTGAGGGATGAACATCGCAGATCTCAG CTGGAAGTTCTTTCCAATGGGAATGCCTTGCATGAGGTTGCTCACATTGCCAACGGCTCTCATCCAGGAAACTGCATCTCTCTTCTTCGCATCAAC GTCGCCAGCAACTCATCACAGCATGTAGATCTCATGCTACAAGAGAGTTGCACTGATCAATCCGGCAGCCTTGTCGTGTTCACCACCGTGGACGTTGAGTCAATTCAGCTGGCAATGAGCGGCGAGGATCCATCCTGCATTCCTCTACTTCCACTAGGTTTTGTCATAGTCCCAGTAGAATCCAGCAGTAGCACTGTCAGTGAAGGCAATTCAATGCAATCTAATTCTGAGGATGGAAATGGAAATGGACATAACAACTCAGGCTGCCTACTGACTGTGGGTCTCCAAGCCCTTGCAAGCACTATTCCATCTGCAAAGCTCAATTTCTCCAGTGTCACTGCGATAAACAACCATTTGTGCAACACAGTGAACCAAATCACTGTTGCTCTTagcaacaccaccaccaccactagcAGCTGCCTTGATAACGGCAATGCTGTAGGGTCTTGCAATGAGCCTACAGCTGCACCCAAACAACAAGTTTAG